The DNA region TTACAAAGAGAAACATTCCTGTTTTGGTACGTGTGTTGTCTCTGGGtgttgttgggggggggggggaggaggttttgtgatttttttttttaagtttttgttattttttagaTTTGATAGTCATGTATTCCACTGCTCATCGAGTTGGTGATATGCGCCAACAAGGTCGTAGTGAAATGGTAAATACTTTTTTATTATTAACTAGAGGTTTCGGGTTCGAGACTTAGGTATAAAGTCATCGTCTTTGTTAGGGAGCACTTTACCCTCCCAATATATGATTTTCCGGCACGAATCCGGATTTAATCTGGTCCAGGCCAATGCAATTATCGGACACCGGGTGAGAAACTAGAAAAAAGGTTGGTGACATGTAATGTGGGAAAAAGGGTGAAAAAATTTAGTGTTGAAAGATTTATCTTTTAACCATTCTAATAATCATAACTGCAATAATTTTAACTATTTTAATTTAAATTGCAATGTCTTGACCATTTAACTGTTTTTCAGATACATTGAGTATTTTTTACTAAAATGTTAATAGGGTCGTGGCCTAGAAAGTTTAGCCTATCCGACTATCCGAGGGAACTAACTTACTTAACGTAGCCAACAATACTCAAATTCAATTATGTCATTTCATCAACACATTAATATGTAGTCATGCTTAAATGGCTAAACAACTCTCATACTATAGAAATTATTATAACCACACACATCCAATACTTATATCTTGAATCTCAACACAATCTCGACATAGTACTTGCCTCAAACTTATATAGGTTCGTGGAGCGACTTTAGAagttaaataaataattgtttcAAGACTTCTTTAAAACAGTCATTCTCTATAATAGTATTTCACTAAAACGACCAAATTTTCTTGGAACCaattttttatgttatgttatataACATCATTTTACTATAACAACCGCAAAATATTAGAACAAATATGGATGGATGAAtggatagatagatagatagataggaAAGCGTTAAATCTAATATAAAATTGGAGAAAATGTGAACAACGAGACAAGTTGGAAAGAACATAAATAAATCATATAAATACTGTACAAGAGAGTGCCCTCATTTAGCTCCAATTTCCCACTCTCTATGTTTCATTTATGTACCAAAGACTTTCCAAAAGAGTTCCTTTGGTGTAATTTCCATATTTGAAGACATAAAAGAAGCAACTACTCGCGTTTCAGCCTCCACAAAATCAACCTCTGCATTCAAAGATGGTGCCATCATAATGTATGTCGATAAGCATCATTCATTCGCTCGACCTGTGAAAACATTGCATGTTTCTGTCATTGACTTGTCTAAAATTGCATAGTATCATCTAGTGTTTTCATCAATAAAGGGCAATGATCTCAAGTTAAAAAACAGCACTAGCTACTTTCAAAAACTAACCAAATTCAGAGAAATCAGACTTCCAAAGTTTGATGAACCGCTGAATAGAACAATATCAGACACATATTTTACAGCAAATGTCCCCTCAAGGGCAAAAAGGTTAGAACATATATAAGaaaattgcctaaaaataaacAGTGAGTAGTGTGATTATCAGTCTTTGAAGTTTCTTGGTTACTTTAGTTTCATCAGAATCTAGTAAAATGAAATCATTCTTTCACAGAGAAACATTGAGGGGAAAATGTCATCTCTATTAACATTAGCTAAAGAGGATAACACAGCAAGTAGTCGAATCCAAGCTACAATATCAGTACACCTGATGCAGGGTTGAAAATACAAGTGATAATAAACACAATATTTACGTGTATTGCAAATTTCAGCTGTGTGCACATAATCACTACTAGTTATGATCAATCTTTTCCAGCTCAAGGATGCTTCCTGTACATAACTAATTTGTCCTTCTTCTTGTGAAatacttttatatatataagaaaatattaccTTTATCTATGAAGATCCCTGCAGGTTGCTAACTTGCTCAGTTCTGTCATCTTCCACTGTTCTTAGACCATTTGAATGCGTCGACTCTGCATCATTCGTATCTTGATCATCAGGAAAGAAAAGAGGATCAAAATTTGCATTATCACTTGTCGTCTTCTtcaaagtgtcatcaatgccactaTAATCCATGTTCTGCAAAGTACCGTCTTTTCCAAGTATGCCCCCCATCTCTAAATCAAACTTCCCTTTAGAGTTGATTGAACCAAATTTATGACTCATGGAGACGGATTTCACACTTGGATCGTCTTCTTCAATCACCCACTCGCGAAAGTTGACCAATGAAGGTGAGGGCTTAGAGCATAAAATTTCCTTGAGATTCTTCAAAATGCCACGACTGTATGGGTTCTCTTTCTTTTCATAACGATATCTGAAGTTTTCATACGTCGTCTGCAATAACATGTGCCACACAAATAAGACTCCACACATACTTTTCTCAAAGAAAAGAACAATATTTGGATAACATAAATGTTCTGCATCCATCGAAGAGTCCATAAGAAGCAAACATCAAAAGAAGCCATAGAATAGTTTTGGGAAGTTTAATGTGATCACAAATAAATAAACATTATACTCAATGCTCTGCACTGGCTTTCTTGTTAGATTATCTTTACCGGATGAACTCTCAGTTTACCTAAAATATTCTTTGTTTTGCCCAAACATTAATGAAATTTATTACTTTAtccggaaaaaaaaaaagaatgttacgTTATTGAATAACTGTGTTCTAGATATATGAAACTACGATTGAAGGGTGAGATTATAACCTGGTTGGTTGACATTAGGTAAAAATGGAAGACGCTTAGCCCTCCGACAAACCAGACAGCGATGAAGCAATATACGATCAAAATCACAGATATGACATCCCTTGACATGACATGCAAAAAGCTTCCTGGTTGTCCAAGGAGGTTCAGCAGCGAAAATGTGAAAACATATATGCAcaaagttgttgttgttgatatgaACAGTATAAAGCACCGATAGTTGCGCTGCAACCAGAGCAACAAAAggaaaaagttaaattttttgatGAAGGGAAAAAGGGAAGCTTTCTTTTATAGCAGACGAACTCTGCAGACAACAATTCAGCTTCTTTCC from Nicotiana tabacum cultivar K326 chromosome 24, ASM71507v2, whole genome shotgun sequence includes:
- the LOC107777983 gene encoding putative protein S-acyltransferase 1, producing the protein MGSGITNQDLALSSKSMDPPKLKKRLYQVWKGRNKFLCGGRLIFGPDAASLYLSTFLIGTPALTFCIKMLLMIPKVSPVYGHVVLIGGLIISVLALSFLFMTSSSNPGIVPRNSRPPDLDEILNTSTASMEWVNNAAPDVKLPRTKDVFINGHSVKVKFCDTCLLYRPPRASHCSICNNCVQRFDHHCPWVGQCIGVRNYRCFILFISTTTTLCIYVFTFSLLNLLGQPGSFLHVMSRDVISVILIVYCFIAVWFVGGLSVFHFYLMSTNQTTYENFRYRYEKKENPYSRGILKNLKEILCSKPSPSLVNFREWVIEEDDPSVKSVSMSHKFGSINSKGKFDLEMGGILGKDGTLQNMDYSGIDDTLKKTTSDNANFDPLFFPDDQDTNDAESTHSNGLRTVEDDRTEQVSNLQGSS